In Oreochromis niloticus isolate F11D_XX linkage group LG18, O_niloticus_UMD_NMBU, whole genome shotgun sequence, one genomic interval encodes:
- the wnt9a gene encoding protein Wnt-9a: MLDGHLLLGWLSFTVIVYLLNLPGPTIAYFGLTGNEPLSVLPLNSLPEESIGRAHFKLCDRLKLEKKQRRMCRRDPGVAETLREAITMSALECQYQFRFERWNCTLEGRHRANILKRGFKETAFLYAISSAGLTHAMAKACSAGRMERCTCDEAPDLENRKAWQWGGCGDNLKYANKFVKDFLGKRSNKDLRARVDMHNTNVGMKVIKAGVETTCKCHGVSGSCTVQTCWRQLQPFHEIGKQLKQRYETSVKVGSSTNEATGEGEISTGRNQQQQQQQQQQPLPGLNDQIPRTMDLLHIEDSPSFCRPTKYSPGTAARKCYKDKNCDAICCGRGHNTQSREVTRPCQCQVRWCCYVECKQCTQREEVYTCKG; encoded by the exons GTTGACAGGTAATGAACCGTTGTCTGTCCTGCCACTGAACTCTTTACCAGAGGAGAGCATAGGCAGGGCCCACTTCAAGCTGTGTGACCGGCTCAAACTGGAAAAGAAGCAGCGCAGGATGTGCAGACGAGACCCGGGCGTGGCGGAGACTCTAAGAGAGGCCATCACCATGAGCGCCCTAGAATGCCAGTACCAATTCCGCTTTGAGAGGTGGAACTGCACCTTAGAGGGGCGCCACCgagccaacatattaaaaagaG GATTTAAAGAGACGGCCTTCTTGTACGCCATCTCCTCAGCGGGTCTAACTCATGCCATGGCCAAAGCTTGCAGCGCAGGACGCATGGAGCGCTGCACATGTGACGAGGCCCCCGACCTGGAGAACCGTAAGGCGTGGCAGTGGGGAGGCTGCGGAGACAACCTCAAATACGCAAACAAGTTTGTCAAGGACTTCCTGGGCAAACGCTCAAACAAGGATCTACGTGCACGTGTGGACATGCACAATACGAACGTGGGCATGAAG GTAATCAAGGCTGGAGTGGAGACCACTTGCAAATGCCACGGCGTCTCTGGCTCCTGCACCGTCCAGACCTGTTGGAGGCAGCTCCAGCCCTTCCATGAGATCGGCAAGCAGCTGAAGCAGCGTTATGAGACCTCCGTCAAGGTCGGCAGCTCCACCAACGAGGCCACTGGGGAGGGAGAGATCTCCACAGGCCgcaaccagcagcagcagcagcaacagcaacaacagcccCTGCCCGGCCTGAACGATCAAATCCCCCGCACTATGGACTTGCTCCACATCGAGGACTCACCCAGTTTCTGTAGACCCACCAAATATTCACCGGGCACCGCAGCCCGCAAATGCTACAAGGACAAAAACTGTGATGCTATCTGTTGCGGGCGAGGCCACAACACTCAAAGCAGGGAGGTGACCAGGCCTTGCCAATGCCAGGTGCGCTGGTGCTGCTACGTTGAATGCAAGCAGTGCACACAGAGAGAGGAGGTCTACACCTGCAAGGGGTAA